CGCCTTGAGGTCGCGGATGATATTGGACTCGATGACCGCCGGAAGCGCATTAGGGTTGTCACGCGCGGTGAGGGCGGCGGTGAGCCGCCCGCGCTTCTCTGCCAGGTCCGATTCCAGCTCGACGGCCTGTCGGCTGGTGTCCTGGATGACCTGCTGGTCGTAGGTCTCCATGTTAGCCCCTTGCGGGAGGCCGGCGCGCGCGCGCAGGTCCTGCGCGGCAGCTTCCCGTCCCTGCACCTCCGAGCCGAGGCCGCTGAGGCGCGACCGCAGATAGGCCTGCGCCGCATTGGCGGCATCCCGCTTGAGATCAATCTGGCGCTGGAGATATTCGGTCGCGATCGCATTCGCGATGGCCGCGGATTTCTTTCCGCTGGACGTCGAGGCGGACACGCTGATGACATAGGTGAGGCCTCGCCGGGAGATGTCTGCCTTGCCTGCGAGAAGCGTCACTGCCTTGTCGACGGGATTCTGCGCGGCGCCGCCCTCACTGCGACTGATGCCCCTCAGCCCGCTCTTCACCCGCCCCGAAAGGGTCTTGTCCGGCATCTGGCCGTTAAACTCGGGATCCTGGGTGAGGTTCAGCCTCTCGACGACGCGCCTCAAGAGCCCGGGCGAGCGCATGACCTGGACCTCGGTATCGACCGACGCGGAATCGTCGGGAAGGTCCGAAAGAACGGAATCGACATCCGTGACGAGGAGCTTCTGCCTGTCGAGAAGGACGTTGGCCGTCGCCCGGTAGCTGTCAGGCTCCGTCAGCGCATAAGCCAGCGTGAGGATGACGACGGACGCGAAGATCGCCGCGAAGAATCGGAACCGCCGTCTGAACATGATGCCGAGCGATCTCAGGTCGATCGGGTCTCCGGCATCCAGTGGCGTCGGAGGGGGAGATGCGGAAGCGACTTGAGTCGGCTGGTCCATTGCTCCCCCTCCGCCATTCTCCCCTCCGGTGCTGTGGTTCGCCAGGCGGGGCGAGTCTTGAATATGAGCGTTTTCAATAGTCTGTTGCCATGCGATAGATGAGGTGTCAAGTTGCTTGGCCCGAGTCTTGTCCAGATTATGGACTATGGCATTAGTGTTATTGTGCTCTGTAGAATATGCGTGACATATGGCTTTGCACATCGCTTGCGGTCGTGTTGGTATGCTAATGCGAAGCCTGTCTCGACTGGCGGTTTGGTTCGAGTCTGCTTGCGTCGTCAATGTCGGAGCTGGTGATGCTCATGGGTCGCAAAAGACATTCCGAGATATTGCGAGCATTCTCACCAGCACGTGGTGCCCTTATACCAATCGTTATACTTAGTGCGGTCCTTAACATCCTAATGCTCGCCGGGTCCTTCTTCATGCTCCTCGTCTATGATGAGGTGCTGACCAGTCGGAGCGTGCCGACGCTCGTGGGCCTGTTCGCGATGGTGGCCGTCGCATACGGATTCCAGGCGACCCTCGACATCATTCGAGGCCGCGCTCTCATCCAGGTCGGCGCGCTCGTGGACAAGCGCCTGTCGGGCCGCATCTACGACATCATCAGCCGCTACGAGCTTCGCTTCGGCCCCATGCATGGAGGGCTCATGCCCGTAAGGGACGTGGACGCGATAAGGACCTATCTGTCGGGCCAGGGCCCGATCGCGCTTCTGGATCTGCCCTGGGTGCTGTTGTTCCTGGCGGTCCTCTTCATGTTCCACTGGGCGCTCGGACTGACATCCCTGCTTGGCGTGGCCGTCCTCGTCATCCTCATGATTGCCACCGACCGGCTGACCCGTGACAGGATCCGTTCGGTCGCCAGCCTGACCAACGCCCGCTTCTCGCTCGCCGAGACGACTCGACGCAATGCCGAGGCGATCCGGGCATTGGGCATGTCGGAATGGACCCGTCGCAGCTGGGCCGACATTAGCACGAGCCAGCTTGCGGCCCATGACCGGCTTGCCGAGATCGGCGGCAAAATGCAGGGCGTGAGTAAGTCGTTCCGGCAGATGCTCCAGTCCCTGATGCTTGCAGTCGGCGCATTCCTGGTGATCGACGGCGATGCCACCGGAGGCATCATCATCGCCGGATCCATCTTGAGCGCGCGCGCGCTGCTTCCGGTCGAGCAGGTGATTGCACATTGGAAGTCCATGACCGCGGCCAGCCAGGCCTGGGAAAGGCTCGAGAGGGTCTTCAGCGACATTCCGGCCGAAATCGCTCCGCTCGCTCTGCCTGCACCCAAGGCCCGCTTCCAGGTGCGCGACCTTGCCGGTGGACCTCCCTTGCAGAAGCCGACCGTCCACAACATCACCTTCAACCTCAAGGCGGGCGAGTCGATGGGCGTGCTCGGCCGTTCGGGCTCCGGCAAGTCGTCGATGATCCGCTTGCTGGCTGGCATTTGGCCAGTCGCGAGGGGCAGCATAAGGCTTGACGGGGCCTCGCTCGATCAGTGGGCGCCCGACGATCTGGGGCGCCACATCGGCTATGTCCCGCAAAGCGTAGAGCTGTTCGACGGAACTGTCGCTCAAAACATTGCGCGCTTCGATCCGGAAGCGAACCCTGATCAGGTCCTGGCGGCGGCGCGGGCGGCCGATGTGCACGACATGATCGTCCATCTTCCAGGCGGATATGAATATCAGCTCGGTTCGGGTGGCGGCAATCTGTCGGCCGGACAGAAGCAGCGCGTCGCGCTGGCGCGGGCGCTCTATGGCGACCCCTTCCTGCTTCTGCTGGATGAGCCCAATTCCAATCTCGACCTCGAGGGCGAGGCCGCGCTGGCCGCCGCCATTGAAGATGCACGCCTAAGGGGCGCGATCACAATCGTCGTTGCCCACCGGCATGCGATCCTGGCCAACATCGATTATGTGATGCTGATGTCCGATGGACAGGTCCGCCAGCTTGGACGCCGGGATGAAGTGCTGGCCCGGCTGCAGATGCTGAACCCGGCCACTTCCGATCCCAGGATCGCCGCGGCATGAATGGCCAAACCGGCCTCGCCGTGGAATTGCGCGGCCAGCCGATCCGGCTCGCCGGCAGCGACTACAGCCCGGAAGCACAGCTGCGGCGGGGGCTGAGACGGGGCATGCTGATCATCTGCGTCCTCGTTCTCGGCCTGGGCACGATGGCGGCGACCCTGCCCATGACGGGGGCGGTGATCGCGCCGGGCTCGGTCTCCGTGGCGACGTTCGTAAAGCAGATCGCGCATCCGTTCGGCGGAGTGGTGGCCGAGGTGAGGGTCCGCGACGGCGACCGGGTGTCGGCAGGACAGGTGCTGATGCGTTTCGACGACCGCGTCAGCCAGGCCAATGCCGATCTGACCGGCGAGAGCCTCGACCAGCTGCTCGCGCGCTCGGCCCGCCTGATCGCCGAGCGGGACGCGCTCGGCAGGATAGCCTTTCCCGCCATACTTCTCTCAAGGTCCGGCGATCCGAATATCGCCGCGCTGATGCGCGAGGAGGACGTGGCGTTCCGGCTGAGGCGCGCAGCGCGCCAGGGCCAGTTGCGGCAGATCGAGCAGAAGATTGCCGAAACCAATGCCGAGATCGCAGGATTGCGCGCGCAAGGATCGAGCTACAGCCAGCAGGCAGAGCTGATCGGGCAGGAGCTTGCCGTCCAGAGAGGCCTTTTCGAGAAGAAATATACGACGCTCGATCGCCTCAACGCGCTCGAGCGGGCGGCCGTGTCGATCTCCGCAAGCGCGGACAGCGCCCGCAGCGGCGCGGCCGGCGGGCAGGCTCGCATCGCCGAGCTTCGAGCGCAGGCCGCATCGCTTGGGCAGGAAGCGAGAAGCGCTGCGGCAGGAGAGTTGATGGAGGTGCAGGCCAGGATTGCCGACCTTCGCCGGCAAAAGGTTGCTGCCGACGATGCCTATCACCGGTCGACGATAAGAGCGCCTTATTCGGGCGTGGTCGACAAGCTCGCCTACAGGACGATCGGAGCAGTGGTGCCTCCGGGGGATACCATCATGGAGATTGTGCCGGATCGTGACCGACTCGTCGTCGAGGTGCGACTGCCGGTGACGCAGATCGATCAAGTCCGGGAAGGACAGGCCGCGATCCTGCGCTTTAGCGCCTTTTCGGCGCAGACGACACCCGAGCTTCGGGGTTCTGTTAGCCACGTCTCCGCCGACCGCACGGTCGAGAAGGAGACGGGCATGGCTTATTACCGCGCGACCATCAGCTTGAGCGATACCGAACTGAGGCGGCTGGGCGGGCTCAAGCTCAAGCCGG
This portion of the Sphingomonas sp. LY54 genome encodes:
- a CDS encoding type I secretion system permease/ATPase — translated: MGRKRHSEILRAFSPARGALIPIVILSAVLNILMLAGSFFMLLVYDEVLTSRSVPTLVGLFAMVAVAYGFQATLDIIRGRALIQVGALVDKRLSGRIYDIISRYELRFGPMHGGLMPVRDVDAIRTYLSGQGPIALLDLPWVLLFLAVLFMFHWALGLTSLLGVAVLVILMIATDRLTRDRIRSVASLTNARFSLAETTRRNAEAIRALGMSEWTRRSWADISTSQLAAHDRLAEIGGKMQGVSKSFRQMLQSLMLAVGAFLVIDGDATGGIIIAGSILSARALLPVEQVIAHWKSMTAASQAWERLERVFSDIPAEIAPLALPAPKARFQVRDLAGGPPLQKPTVHNITFNLKAGESMGVLGRSGSGKSSMIRLLAGIWPVARGSIRLDGASLDQWAPDDLGRHIGYVPQSVELFDGTVAQNIARFDPEANPDQVLAAARAADVHDMIVHLPGGYEYQLGSGGGNLSAGQKQRVALARALYGDPFLLLLDEPNSNLDLEGEAALAAAIEDARLRGAITIVVAHRHAILANIDYVMLMSDGQVRQLGRRDEVLARLQMLNPATSDPRIAAA
- a CDS encoding HlyD family type I secretion periplasmic adaptor subunit, which codes for MNGQTGLAVELRGQPIRLAGSDYSPEAQLRRGLRRGMLIICVLVLGLGTMAATLPMTGAVIAPGSVSVATFVKQIAHPFGGVVAEVRVRDGDRVSAGQVLMRFDDRVSQANADLTGESLDQLLARSARLIAERDALGRIAFPAILLSRSGDPNIAALMREEDVAFRLRRAARQGQLRQIEQKIAETNAEIAGLRAQGSSYSQQAELIGQELAVQRGLFEKKYTTLDRLNALERAAVSISASADSARSGAAGGQARIAELRAQAASLGQEARSAAAGELMEVQARIADLRRQKVAADDAYHRSTIRAPYSGVVDKLAYRTIGAVVPPGDTIMEIVPDRDRLVVEVRLPVTQIDQVREGQAAILRFSAFSAQTTPELRGSVSHVSADRTVEKETGMAYYRATISLSDTELRRLGGLKLKPGMPVEAFVQTEERTMLSYIVRPLRDQLNRAFRES